From Spirosoma aerolatum, one genomic window encodes:
- a CDS encoding cytochrome P450, giving the protein MTSIAKGPGAREAKRLIHSNPQQGWVDLVLKYGNNFSYQGGLATCDPAVIQTMLMQRTHTQYRSEGYKLMSRLVPGAPGVLFMEGEEWHKHVQAVMPVFTKSAVDSYASRMHETVVNCLADWKPGMPIPDLFVLITQLGLQVVLRVGYGLDLADSLTQRFGNMLMTYKQQTMTSQARLDEFGFSLDQLRIIPTFLRERYQLKRLIQTLNQVVSQIMQKRQQTGSQGQDWFNLLGKAGFSLSQISDELNHIYGAFSAIDYVITCGLVEVSRRPDWAERIRNELKQVLGKRLYPTRADFDHLPDTTNFMKEVFRYYPVAAAILRRTGEQLSINQDSLPKNREVMIMIQALHFHPDFWDSSATFDPNRWNRPLREPRAYMPFLIGPRQCIGRHLAELHFVITLNALLQRFDIQVLSDNPSILPYLIPRFAGPVPAQLTVYNQV; this is encoded by the coding sequence ATGACGAGTATTGCTAAAGGGCCTGGTGCCCGCGAGGCAAAACGACTGATTCATTCGAATCCGCAACAGGGCTGGGTGGACTTAGTTCTGAAATATGGAAACAATTTCAGCTATCAGGGCGGACTGGCTACCTGCGATCCTGCCGTGATTCAGACCATGCTGATGCAACGGACACATACCCAGTATCGCTCGGAAGGTTATAAATTGATGTCGCGGCTGGTTCCGGGAGCACCAGGCGTGTTATTCATGGAAGGTGAGGAATGGCATAAACATGTTCAGGCGGTGATGCCCGTGTTTACGAAATCGGCCGTCGATTCCTATGCCAGTCGTATGCATGAAACCGTCGTTAACTGTTTGGCGGACTGGAAACCAGGGATGCCGATACCCGATTTGTTCGTATTGATTACACAATTGGGGTTGCAGGTCGTGCTTCGGGTCGGCTATGGACTCGACCTTGCCGATTCGTTGACGCAGCGTTTCGGCAATATGCTGATGACCTACAAACAACAGACTATGACTTCTCAGGCTCGGTTGGATGAATTTGGCTTTTCGCTCGATCAGCTACGCATTATACCGACTTTTCTTCGCGAACGATACCAGCTGAAGAGACTGATTCAAACCCTGAATCAAGTGGTCAGTCAGATTATGCAGAAACGGCAGCAAACGGGCAGTCAGGGTCAGGACTGGTTCAATCTGCTGGGTAAGGCTGGGTTTTCGCTGTCGCAGATTAGTGATGAGCTAAATCATATTTATGGGGCTTTCAGTGCGATTGATTACGTGATTACCTGCGGATTGGTGGAAGTAAGCCGACGGCCTGACTGGGCTGAACGGATTCGGAACGAACTTAAACAGGTGCTCGGGAAGCGACTTTACCCTACGCGTGCTGATTTCGACCACCTACCCGACACCACCAATTTTATGAAAGAGGTATTCCGATATTATCCCGTAGCGGCTGCGATTCTGCGACGAACTGGAGAACAACTTTCGATAAACCAAGATTCTTTGCCTAAGAATCGGGAGGTAATGATTATGATTCAGGCCCTGCATTTTCATCCCGATTTCTGGGACTCATCGGCCACTTTCGACCCTAACCGCTGGAATCGGCCTTTGCGTGAACCTCGGGCGTATATGCCGTTTCTGATCGGTCCCCGGCAATGCATCGGCCGACACCTGGCCGAACTACATTTTGTAATTACCCTGAATGCACTGTTGCAACGGTTCGATATACAGGTTCTTTCAGACAACCCCTCCATTTTGCCTTACCTGATTCCCCGGTTTGCGGGTCCGGTACCAGCTCAACTCACTGTATATAATCAGGTATGA